From Populus trichocarpa isolate Nisqually-1 chromosome 19, P.trichocarpa_v4.1, whole genome shotgun sequence, a single genomic window includes:
- the LOC18108398 gene encoding probable beta-1,3-galactosyltransferase 8, which yields MRGKPFSAKAIFVLCIASFLAGSLFTNQNWTHPSRAKDNRIAVIPHHVTKLQEVKQDCDPKRKLVEGKPGDIMGEVHKTHEAIRSLESTMSTLEMELAVARTVQSNGQHYSLEKLANHTLQKAFVVIGINTAFSSRKRRDSLRQTWMPKGEKLKKLEKEKGIVIRFVIGHSATPGGVLDRAVDLEDAEHKDFLRLKHVEGYHELSTKTRLYFSTAVSIWDAEFYLKVDDDVHLNLGMLMSTLAKYRSKPRIYIGCMKSGPVLSQKEDKYYEPEYWKFGEDGNKYFRHATGQLYAISKDLAAYISINSPILHRYANEDVSLGSWLLGLEVEHVDERSMCCGTPPDCEWKAQAGNVCVASFDWSCSGICNSVRRMKVVHDSCGEGEGAVWNVDL from the exons ATGAGAGGGAAGCCATTTTCAGCCAAAGCCATTTTTGTTCTATGCATTGCAAGCTTTCTTGCAGGATCTCTCTTTACCAACCAGAATTGGACGCATCCTTCTCGGGCTAAGGATAATAGGATTGCAGTAATTCCTCATCATGTCACCAAGCTGCAAGAAGTGAAACAAGATTGTGATCCCAAGCGT AAATTGGTTGAGGGAAAGCCTGGAGATATTATGGGAGAGGTTCATAAAACCCATGAAGCTATAAG ATCTCTTGAGAGCACCATGTCCACGTTAGAGATGGAATTGGCTGTAGCTCGAACAGTTCAGTCAAATGGGCAACATTATTCACTAGAAAAGCTTGCTAATCACACTTTACAGAAAGCTTTTGTTGTCATTGGCATTAATACGGCATTTAGCAGCAGAAAACGCCGGGACTCACTTCGACAAACTTGGATGCCAAAAG GGGAAAAGTTAAAGAAattggagaaagaaaaagggattGTGATACGATTTGTGATTGGACACAGTGCCACACCTGGTGGTGTTCTTGATAGAGCAGTAGACTTAGAGGACGCAGAACATAAGGATTTTCTAAGGCTCAAGCATGTTGAAGGATACCACGAGCTCTCTACCAAAACAAGATTGTATTTTTCCACAGCAGTTTCAATTTGGGATGCTGAGTTCTACCTCAAGGTGGATGATGATGTTCATCTCAATTTAG GCATGCTAATGAGTACACTAGCCAAATACCGGTCCAAACCTAGGATCTACATCGGATGCATGAAGTCCGGACCAGTTCTCTCTCAAAa AGAGGACAAATATTATGAGCCGGAGTACTGGAAATTTGGGGAAGATGGAAACAAATACTTCAGGCATGCCACTGGCCAACTCTATGCCATCTCTAAGGATCTTGCTGCCTATATCTCCATCAACTC GCCCATATTGCATAGATATGCCAATGAAGATGTCTCTTTGGGCTCTTGGCTTCTAGGCTTGGAAGTGGAACACGTGGATGAACGTTCCATGTGTTGTGGGACTCCTCCAG atTGTGAATGGAAAGCACAGGCGGGGAATGTATGCGTGGCATCCTTCGACTGGTCGTGTAGCGGAATATGCAACTCTGTGAGAAGGATGAAAGTAGTGCATGATTCTTGTGGGGAAGGAGAAGGTGCTGTTTGGAATGTTGATCTTTAA